From a single Larus michahellis chromosome 18, bLarMic1.1, whole genome shotgun sequence genomic region:
- the FMNL1 gene encoding formin-like protein 1 isoform X5 codes for MGNAAGGMEGGAAGRENRDNRLPVPPPAAAAAAPPPARQPMPAAAELEERFGRVLNSMNLPPDKMKLLNQYDNEKKWELICDQERFQVKNPPSAYIQKLKSYLDTGGVSRKFKRRVQESTQVLRELEISLRTNYIGWVQEFLNEENKGLDVLLEYLAFAQCSVAYDMESAENGSPGSDKGKVLERSLEDLNKSSSSSPTQGSSKVRHLTVRLNPSHSRKALRNSRLVSQKDDVHVCIMCLRAIMNYQSGFSLVMNHPACVNEITLSLNNKNARTKALVLELLAAVCLVRGGHDIILAAFDNFKEVCGEKNRFEKLMEYFRNEDTNIDFMVACMQFINIVVHSVENMNFRVFLQYEFTHLGLDHYLETLRLTESDKLQVQIQAYLDNVFDVGAMLEDSETKTAVLEHMEELQEHVNQLTEKLQDAENDSMAKIAELEKQLSQARRELEALREQLSPPRPPSPPAPQPQECYRLALERRLAELEEKGLVQILRGPDGDVAIEIVPVVIETPAAPVVTGEATAATTTAATATAATGTDTTDAPAPAPSPPPAPAAPLPPPPPPPPPLPGAEPGPPLPPAPPLPPGTVPPPAPPLPGAQVPPPPPPLPGALEGPVPPPPPPPPLGGELPAGPGAPPAAGGSVKVKKPIQTKFRMPVFNWVALKPSQIDGTVFTELNDEKVLQELDMSDFEEQFKTKAQGPALDISALKVKATQKAPSKVTLMESNRAKNLAITLRKGGRSIQDICTAIETYDQQALSLDFLELLLRFLPTEYERTLIGKFEREQQPLEELSDEDQFMIRFSKIPRLAERMNVMIFLGNFNDTAQLLMPQLNAIIAASMSLKSSSKLRNILEIVLAFGNYMNSSKRGAAYGFRLQSLDALLEMKSTDRKQTLLHYLVRVIMEKYPELTGFHTELHFLDKAGTVSLDGVLQDVRSLQQGMELTRKEFMRQDDSPVLKDFLKVNSEVMEKLQADSKTAKEAYESAVEYFGENPKTSPPTTFFPMFMRFIRAYKKAEQDIELWKKQEAAAKEAESSPPGSEEQPELPIQKAKRQQMDMIAELKKKQMVKEPLIYEGKDGAIEDIISDLRNNPYRRADKSRGSAKKRAAGQSLQATPDISL; via the exons atgGGCAACGCGGCCGGGGGCATGgaggggggggccgcggggcgggagAACCGCGACAACCGGctgccggtgcccccccccgccgccgccgccgccgccccgccgcccgcccggcagcccatgcccgccgccgccgagctgGAGGAGCGCTTCGGCCGCGTCCTg AACTCCATGAACCTGCCCCCGGACAAGATGAAGCTGCTCAACCAGTACGACAACGAGAAGAAGTGGGAGCTCATCTgtgaccag GAACGTTTCCAGGTGAAAAACCCACCCTCCGCCTACATCCAGAAGCTGAAGAGCTACTTGGACACGGGTGGCGTAAGCAGGAAG TTCAAGAGGCGAGTGCAGGAGTCGACGCAGGTGCTCCGGGAGCTGGAGATTTCCCTGAGGACCAACTACATCGG ctGGGTCCAGGAGTTCCTCAACGAGGAGAACAAGGGGCTGGACGTGCTGCTGGAGTATCTCGCCTTCGCCCAGTGCTCTGTCGC GTATGACATGGAGAGTGCCGAGAACGGCAGCCCGGGCTCCGACAAGGGCAAGGTCCTGGAGCGGTCGCTGGAGGACCTGAACAAAAGCAGCTCCTCGTCCCCCACCCAGGGCTCCTCCAAAGTGCGGCACCTCACCGTCAG GCTGAACCCCTCGCACAGCAGGAAGGCGCTGAGGAACTCCCGCCTCGTCAGCCAGAAGGACGATGTCCACGTCTGCATCATGTGTCTCCGCGCCATCATGAACTACCAG tcTGGCTTCAGCCTGGTGATGAACCACCCAGCCTGCGTCAACGAGATCACCCTGAGCCTCAACAACAAGAACGCCAG GACCAAGGCGCTGGTGCTGGAGCTGTTGGCCGCCGTCTGCCTGGTCCGAGGTGGCCACGACATCATCCTGGCCGCCTTCGACAACTTCAAGGAG gTCTGCGGGGAGAAGAACCGCTTCGAGAAGCTGATGGAGTATTTCCGAAACGAGGACACCAACATCGACTTCATG GTGGCCTGCATGCAGTTCATCAACATCGTGGTGCACTCGGTGGAGAACATGAACTTCCGCGTCTTCCTGCAGTACGAGTTCACCCACCTGGGGCTGGACCACTACCTGGAG ACCCTCCGTCTCACCGAGAGCGACAAGCTGCAGGTGCAGATCCAAGCCTACCTGGACAACGTCTTCGACGTGGGGGCCATGCTGGAGGACTCAGAGACCAAGACGGCCGTGCTGGAGCAcatggaggagctgcaggagcacgTCAACCAG TTGACGGAGAAGCTGCAGGATGCGGAGAACGACTCCATGGCCAAGATAGcggagctggagaagcagctgagcCAGGCGCGGCGGGAGCTGGAGGCGCTGCGG gagcagctgagcccaCCGCGGCCACCCAgcccgccggccccgcagccccaggagTGCTACCGGCTGGCGCTGGAGCGGCGGCTGgcggagctggaggagaaggggctgGTGCAGATCCTGCGTGGGCCCGACGGAGACGTCGCCATCGAAATTGTCCCCGTTGTCATAGAAACCCCAGCAGCCCCCGTGGTTACCGGAGAggccaccgccgccaccaccaccgccgccaccgccaccgctgCCACTGGCACAGATACCACAG ATGCTCCGGCTCCGGCCCCGTCTCCCCCGCCAGCAcccgccgcccccctgccccccccgcctccgccccccccaccgctgccgggggctgagcccggccccccgctgccccccgcgcccccgctgccccccggcaccgtcccccctccagcccctccgctcccggGCGCCCAagtgccaccaccccccccaccgctgCCTGGGGCGCTGgagggtcccgtccccccgcctccACCGCCCCCACCCCTCGGTGGGGAGCTCCCCGCTGggcccggtgccccccccgccgccggcggttCAG TGAAGGTGAAGAAGCCGATCCAGACCAAGTTCCGTATGCCTGTCTTCAACTGGGTGGCCCTGAAGCCGAGCCAGATCGATGGCACCGTCTTCACCGAGCTCAATGACGAGaaggtgctgcag GAGCTGGACATGAGTGACTTTGAGGAGCAGTTCAAGACCAAGGCGCAGGGCCCCGCCTTGGACATCAGTGCCCTCAAGGTGAAGGCCACACAGAAGGCTCCCAGCAAGGTCACCCTCATGGAGTCCAACCGAGCCAAGAACCTGGCCATCACCCTGCGCAAGGGCGGCCGCAGCATCCAGGACATCTGCACAGCCATCGAGAC GTATGACCAGCAAGCCCTGAGCCTCGacttcctggagctgctgctgcgcttCCTGCCCACCGAGTACGAGCGGACGCTCATCGGGAAGTTTGAGCGGGAGCAGCAGCCGCTGGAGGAGCTCTCGGACGAGGACCAGTTCATGATCCGCTTCAGCAAGATCCCGCGCCTGGCCGAGCGCATGAACGTCATGATTTTCCTGGGCAACTTCAACGACACAGCCCAGCTGCTCATGCCG CAACTCAATGCCATCATCGCCGCCTCCATGTCCCTTAAGTCCTCCAGCAAACTGCGCAACATCCTCGAG ATCGTCCTGGCCTTCGGGAACTACATGAACAGCAGCAAGCGCGGGGCAGCCTACGGCTTCCGTCTGCAGAGCCTCGACGCG ctgctggagaTGAAGTCGACGGACCGCAAGCAAACGCTGCTGCATTACCTGGTGCGGGTGATCATGGAGAAGTACCCTGAGCTCACCGGCTTCCACACCGAGCTGCACTTCCTCGACAAGGCGGGCACAG TCTCCCTGGACGGCGTGTTGCAGGACGtgcggagcctgcagcaggggATGGAGCTGACCCGCAAGGAGTTCATGCGGCAGGACGACAGCCCCGTGCTCAAGGACTTCCTCAAGGTCAACTCGGAGGTGATGGAGAAGCTGCAGGCTGACAGCAAAACCGCCAAG GAGGCGTACGAGTCGGCTGTGGAGTACTTcggggagaaccccaagaccagCCCCCCAACAACCTTCTTCCCCATGTTCATGCGCTTCATCAGAGCCTACAAG AAAGCGGAGCAGGACATCGAGCTGTGGAAGAAACAAGAGGCGGCGGCCAAAGAGGCAGAATCCAGCCCCCCCGGCAGCGAGGAGCAGCCCGAG CTGCCCATCCAGAAAGCCAAGCGGCAGCAGATGGACATGATCGCCGAGCTGAAGAAGAAGCAGATGGTGAAGGAGCCGCTCATCTACGAAGGAAAAGACGGGGCCATCGAGGACATTATTTCAG ATCTGCGCAACAACCCTTACCGGCGCGCGGACAAGAGCCGCGGCAGCGCCAAGAAGCGGGCTGCGGGGCAGAGCCTGCAGGCCACGCCGGACATCTCGCTGTGA
- the FMNL1 gene encoding formin-like protein 1 isoform X6, whose amino-acid sequence MGNAAGGMEGGAAGRENRDNRLPVPPPAAAAAAPPPARQPMPAAAELEERFGRVLNSMNLPPDKMKLLNQYDNEKKWELICDQERFQVKNPPSAYIQKLKSYLDTGGVSRKVRAPPSTPCPHAGSGAGTVPTALPVPQFKRRVQESTQVLRELEISLRTNYIGWVQEFLNEENKGLDVLLEYLAFAQCSVAYDMESAENGSPGSDKGKVLERSLEDLNKSSSSSPTQGSSKVRHLTVRLNPSHSRKALRNSRLVSQKDDVHVCIMCLRAIMNYQSGFSLVMNHPACVNEITLSLNNKNARTKALVLELLAAVCLVRGGHDIILAAFDNFKEVCGEKNRFEKLMEYFRNEDTNIDFMVACMQFINIVVHSVENMNFRVFLQYEFTHLGLDHYLETLRLTESDKLQVQIQAYLDNVFDVGAMLEDSETKTAVLEHMEELQEHVNQLTEKLQDAENDSMAKIAELEKQLSQARRELEALREQLSPPRPPSPPAPQPQECYRLALERRLAELEEKGLVQILRGPDGDVAIEIVPVVIETPAAPVVTGEATAATTTAATATAATGTDTTDAPAPAPSPPPAPAAPLPPPPPPPPPLPGAEPGPPLPPAPPLPPGTVPPPAPPLPGAQVPPPPPPLPGALEGPVPPPPPPPPLGGELPAGPGAPPAAGGSVKVKKPIQTKFRMPVFNWVALKPSQIDGTVFTELNDEKVLQELDMSDFEEQFKTKAQGPALDISALKVKATQKAPSKVTLMESNRAKNLAITLRKGGRSIQDICTAIETYDQQALSLDFLELLLRFLPTEYERTLIGKFEREQQPLEELSDEDQFMIRFSKIPRLAERMNVMIFLGNFNDTAQLLMPQLNAIIAASMSLKSSSKLRNILEIVLAFGNYMNSSKRGAAYGFRLQSLDALLEMKSTDRKQTLLHYLVRVIMEKYPELTGFHTELHFLDKAGTVSLDGVLQDVRSLQQGMELTRKEFMRQDDSPVLKDFLKVNSEVMEKLQADSKTAKEAYESAVEYFGENPKTSPPTTFFPMFMRFIRAYKKAEQDIELWKKQEAAAKEAESSPPGSEEQPELPIQKAKRQQMDMIAELKKKQMVKEPLIYEGKDGAIEDIISALKTVPFTARTGKRSSRLFCDVSFNEESPL is encoded by the exons atgGGCAACGCGGCCGGGGGCATGgaggggggggccgcggggcgggagAACCGCGACAACCGGctgccggtgcccccccccgccgccgccgccgccgccccgccgcccgcccggcagcccatgcccgccgccgccgagctgGAGGAGCGCTTCGGCCGCGTCCTg AACTCCATGAACCTGCCCCCGGACAAGATGAAGCTGCTCAACCAGTACGACAACGAGAAGAAGTGGGAGCTCATCTgtgaccag GAACGTTTCCAGGTGAAAAACCCACCCTCCGCCTACATCCAGAAGCTGAAGAGCTACTTGGACACGGGTGGCGTAAGCAGGAAGGTGAGGGCTCCCCCTTCCACCCCTTGTCCCCATGCCGGGTCGGGCGCGGGGACGGTGCCAACGGCTCTCCCCGTCCCGCAGTTCAAGAGGCGAGTGCAGGAGTCGACGCAGGTGCTCCGGGAGCTGGAGATTTCCCTGAGGACCAACTACATCGG ctGGGTCCAGGAGTTCCTCAACGAGGAGAACAAGGGGCTGGACGTGCTGCTGGAGTATCTCGCCTTCGCCCAGTGCTCTGTCGC GTATGACATGGAGAGTGCCGAGAACGGCAGCCCGGGCTCCGACAAGGGCAAGGTCCTGGAGCGGTCGCTGGAGGACCTGAACAAAAGCAGCTCCTCGTCCCCCACCCAGGGCTCCTCCAAAGTGCGGCACCTCACCGTCAG GCTGAACCCCTCGCACAGCAGGAAGGCGCTGAGGAACTCCCGCCTCGTCAGCCAGAAGGACGATGTCCACGTCTGCATCATGTGTCTCCGCGCCATCATGAACTACCAG tcTGGCTTCAGCCTGGTGATGAACCACCCAGCCTGCGTCAACGAGATCACCCTGAGCCTCAACAACAAGAACGCCAG GACCAAGGCGCTGGTGCTGGAGCTGTTGGCCGCCGTCTGCCTGGTCCGAGGTGGCCACGACATCATCCTGGCCGCCTTCGACAACTTCAAGGAG gTCTGCGGGGAGAAGAACCGCTTCGAGAAGCTGATGGAGTATTTCCGAAACGAGGACACCAACATCGACTTCATG GTGGCCTGCATGCAGTTCATCAACATCGTGGTGCACTCGGTGGAGAACATGAACTTCCGCGTCTTCCTGCAGTACGAGTTCACCCACCTGGGGCTGGACCACTACCTGGAG ACCCTCCGTCTCACCGAGAGCGACAAGCTGCAGGTGCAGATCCAAGCCTACCTGGACAACGTCTTCGACGTGGGGGCCATGCTGGAGGACTCAGAGACCAAGACGGCCGTGCTGGAGCAcatggaggagctgcaggagcacgTCAACCAG TTGACGGAGAAGCTGCAGGATGCGGAGAACGACTCCATGGCCAAGATAGcggagctggagaagcagctgagcCAGGCGCGGCGGGAGCTGGAGGCGCTGCGG gagcagctgagcccaCCGCGGCCACCCAgcccgccggccccgcagccccaggagTGCTACCGGCTGGCGCTGGAGCGGCGGCTGgcggagctggaggagaaggggctgGTGCAGATCCTGCGTGGGCCCGACGGAGACGTCGCCATCGAAATTGTCCCCGTTGTCATAGAAACCCCAGCAGCCCCCGTGGTTACCGGAGAggccaccgccgccaccaccaccgccgccaccgccaccgctgCCACTGGCACAGATACCACAG ATGCTCCGGCTCCGGCCCCGTCTCCCCCGCCAGCAcccgccgcccccctgccccccccgcctccgccccccccaccgctgccgggggctgagcccggccccccgctgccccccgcgcccccgctgccccccggcaccgtcccccctccagcccctccgctcccggGCGCCCAagtgccaccaccccccccaccgctgCCTGGGGCGCTGgagggtcccgtccccccgcctccACCGCCCCCACCCCTCGGTGGGGAGCTCCCCGCTGggcccggtgccccccccgccgccggcggttCAG TGAAGGTGAAGAAGCCGATCCAGACCAAGTTCCGTATGCCTGTCTTCAACTGGGTGGCCCTGAAGCCGAGCCAGATCGATGGCACCGTCTTCACCGAGCTCAATGACGAGaaggtgctgcag GAGCTGGACATGAGTGACTTTGAGGAGCAGTTCAAGACCAAGGCGCAGGGCCCCGCCTTGGACATCAGTGCCCTCAAGGTGAAGGCCACACAGAAGGCTCCCAGCAAGGTCACCCTCATGGAGTCCAACCGAGCCAAGAACCTGGCCATCACCCTGCGCAAGGGCGGCCGCAGCATCCAGGACATCTGCACAGCCATCGAGAC GTATGACCAGCAAGCCCTGAGCCTCGacttcctggagctgctgctgcgcttCCTGCCCACCGAGTACGAGCGGACGCTCATCGGGAAGTTTGAGCGGGAGCAGCAGCCGCTGGAGGAGCTCTCGGACGAGGACCAGTTCATGATCCGCTTCAGCAAGATCCCGCGCCTGGCCGAGCGCATGAACGTCATGATTTTCCTGGGCAACTTCAACGACACAGCCCAGCTGCTCATGCCG CAACTCAATGCCATCATCGCCGCCTCCATGTCCCTTAAGTCCTCCAGCAAACTGCGCAACATCCTCGAG ATCGTCCTGGCCTTCGGGAACTACATGAACAGCAGCAAGCGCGGGGCAGCCTACGGCTTCCGTCTGCAGAGCCTCGACGCG ctgctggagaTGAAGTCGACGGACCGCAAGCAAACGCTGCTGCATTACCTGGTGCGGGTGATCATGGAGAAGTACCCTGAGCTCACCGGCTTCCACACCGAGCTGCACTTCCTCGACAAGGCGGGCACAG TCTCCCTGGACGGCGTGTTGCAGGACGtgcggagcctgcagcaggggATGGAGCTGACCCGCAAGGAGTTCATGCGGCAGGACGACAGCCCCGTGCTCAAGGACTTCCTCAAGGTCAACTCGGAGGTGATGGAGAAGCTGCAGGCTGACAGCAAAACCGCCAAG GAGGCGTACGAGTCGGCTGTGGAGTACTTcggggagaaccccaagaccagCCCCCCAACAACCTTCTTCCCCATGTTCATGCGCTTCATCAGAGCCTACAAG AAAGCGGAGCAGGACATCGAGCTGTGGAAGAAACAAGAGGCGGCGGCCAAAGAGGCAGAATCCAGCCCCCCCGGCAGCGAGGAGCAGCCCGAG CTGCCCATCCAGAAAGCCAAGCGGCAGCAGATGGACATGATCGCCGAGCTGAAGAAGAAGCAGATGGTGAAGGAGCCGCTCATCTACGAAGGAAAAGACGGGGCCATCGAGGACATTATTTCAG CTCTGAAAACTGTTCCTTTCACGGCCCGGACGGGCAAACGCTCGTCCCGGCTCTTCTGCGATGTGAGCTTCAACGAGGAGAGTCCTCTGTAG
- the FMNL1 gene encoding formin-like protein 1 isoform X2, with translation MGNAAGGMEGGAAGRENRDNRLPVPPPAAAAAAPPPARQPMPAAAELEERFGRVLNSMNLPPDKMKLLNQYDNEKKWELICDQERFQVKNPPSAYIQKLKSYLDTGGVSRKVRAPPSTPCPHAGSGAGTVPTALPVPQFKRRVQESTQVLRELEISLRTNYIGWVQEFLNEENKGLDVLLEYLAFAQCSVAYDMESAENGSPGSDKGKVLERSLEDLNKSSSSSPTQGSSKVRHLTVSCCLSNQHIHTLLRHVHPSVPCSAPGSDGDSCPRSPGSSCPPRLNPSHSRKALRNSRLVSQKDDVHVCIMCLRAIMNYQSGFSLVMNHPACVNEITLSLNNKNARTKALVLELLAAVCLVRGGHDIILAAFDNFKEVCGEKNRFEKLMEYFRNEDTNIDFMVACMQFINIVVHSVENMNFRVFLQYEFTHLGLDHYLETLRLTESDKLQVQIQAYLDNVFDVGAMLEDSETKTAVLEHMEELQEHVNQLTEKLQDAENDSMAKIAELEKQLSQARRELEALREQLSPPRPPSPPAPQPQECYRLALERRLAELEEKGLVQILRGPDGDVAIEIVPVVIETPAAPVVTGEATAATTTAATATAATGTDTTDAPAPAPSPPPAPAAPLPPPPPPPPPLPGAEPGPPLPPAPPLPPGTVPPPAPPLPGAQVPPPPPPLPGALEGPVPPPPPPPPLGGELPAGPGAPPAAGGSVKVKKPIQTKFRMPVFNWVALKPSQIDGTVFTELNDEKVLQELDMSDFEEQFKTKAQGPALDISALKVKATQKAPSKVTLMESNRAKNLAITLRKGGRSIQDICTAIETYDQQALSLDFLELLLRFLPTEYERTLIGKFEREQQPLEELSDEDQFMIRFSKIPRLAERMNVMIFLGNFNDTAQLLMPQLNAIIAASMSLKSSSKLRNILEIVLAFGNYMNSSKRGAAYGFRLQSLDALLEMKSTDRKQTLLHYLVRVIMEKYPELTGFHTELHFLDKAGTVSLDGVLQDVRSLQQGMELTRKEFMRQDDSPVLKDFLKVNSEVMEKLQADSKTAKEAYESAVEYFGENPKTSPPTTFFPMFMRFIRAYKKAEQDIELWKKQEAAAKEAESSPPGSEEQPELPIQKAKRQQMDMIAELKKKQMVKEPLIYEGKDGAIEDIISALKTVPFTARTGKRSSRLFCDVSFNEESPL, from the exons atgGGCAACGCGGCCGGGGGCATGgaggggggggccgcggggcgggagAACCGCGACAACCGGctgccggtgcccccccccgccgccgccgccgccgccccgccgcccgcccggcagcccatgcccgccgccgccgagctgGAGGAGCGCTTCGGCCGCGTCCTg AACTCCATGAACCTGCCCCCGGACAAGATGAAGCTGCTCAACCAGTACGACAACGAGAAGAAGTGGGAGCTCATCTgtgaccag GAACGTTTCCAGGTGAAAAACCCACCCTCCGCCTACATCCAGAAGCTGAAGAGCTACTTGGACACGGGTGGCGTAAGCAGGAAGGTGAGGGCTCCCCCTTCCACCCCTTGTCCCCATGCCGGGTCGGGCGCGGGGACGGTGCCAACGGCTCTCCCCGTCCCGCAGTTCAAGAGGCGAGTGCAGGAGTCGACGCAGGTGCTCCGGGAGCTGGAGATTTCCCTGAGGACCAACTACATCGG ctGGGTCCAGGAGTTCCTCAACGAGGAGAACAAGGGGCTGGACGTGCTGCTGGAGTATCTCGCCTTCGCCCAGTGCTCTGTCGC GTATGACATGGAGAGTGCCGAGAACGGCAGCCCGGGCTCCGACAAGGGCAAGGTCCTGGAGCGGTCGCTGGAGGACCTGAACAAAAGCAGCTCCTCGTCCCCCACCCAGGGCTCCTCCAAAGTGCGGCACCTCACCGTCAG ctgctgcctctcGAACCAGCACATCCACACCCTCCTCCGCCACGTCCACCCCAGCGTCCCCTGCAGCGCCCCGGGCAGCGATGGGGACAGTTGCCCCAGGTCAcccggcagctcctgcccgcCCCG GCTGAACCCCTCGCACAGCAGGAAGGCGCTGAGGAACTCCCGCCTCGTCAGCCAGAAGGACGATGTCCACGTCTGCATCATGTGTCTCCGCGCCATCATGAACTACCAG tcTGGCTTCAGCCTGGTGATGAACCACCCAGCCTGCGTCAACGAGATCACCCTGAGCCTCAACAACAAGAACGCCAG GACCAAGGCGCTGGTGCTGGAGCTGTTGGCCGCCGTCTGCCTGGTCCGAGGTGGCCACGACATCATCCTGGCCGCCTTCGACAACTTCAAGGAG gTCTGCGGGGAGAAGAACCGCTTCGAGAAGCTGATGGAGTATTTCCGAAACGAGGACACCAACATCGACTTCATG GTGGCCTGCATGCAGTTCATCAACATCGTGGTGCACTCGGTGGAGAACATGAACTTCCGCGTCTTCCTGCAGTACGAGTTCACCCACCTGGGGCTGGACCACTACCTGGAG ACCCTCCGTCTCACCGAGAGCGACAAGCTGCAGGTGCAGATCCAAGCCTACCTGGACAACGTCTTCGACGTGGGGGCCATGCTGGAGGACTCAGAGACCAAGACGGCCGTGCTGGAGCAcatggaggagctgcaggagcacgTCAACCAG TTGACGGAGAAGCTGCAGGATGCGGAGAACGACTCCATGGCCAAGATAGcggagctggagaagcagctgagcCAGGCGCGGCGGGAGCTGGAGGCGCTGCGG gagcagctgagcccaCCGCGGCCACCCAgcccgccggccccgcagccccaggagTGCTACCGGCTGGCGCTGGAGCGGCGGCTGgcggagctggaggagaaggggctgGTGCAGATCCTGCGTGGGCCCGACGGAGACGTCGCCATCGAAATTGTCCCCGTTGTCATAGAAACCCCAGCAGCCCCCGTGGTTACCGGAGAggccaccgccgccaccaccaccgccgccaccgccaccgctgCCACTGGCACAGATACCACAG ATGCTCCGGCTCCGGCCCCGTCTCCCCCGCCAGCAcccgccgcccccctgccccccccgcctccgccccccccaccgctgccgggggctgagcccggccccccgctgccccccgcgcccccgctgccccccggcaccgtcccccctccagcccctccgctcccggGCGCCCAagtgccaccaccccccccaccgctgCCTGGGGCGCTGgagggtcccgtccccccgcctccACCGCCCCCACCCCTCGGTGGGGAGCTCCCCGCTGggcccggtgccccccccgccgccggcggttCAG TGAAGGTGAAGAAGCCGATCCAGACCAAGTTCCGTATGCCTGTCTTCAACTGGGTGGCCCTGAAGCCGAGCCAGATCGATGGCACCGTCTTCACCGAGCTCAATGACGAGaaggtgctgcag GAGCTGGACATGAGTGACTTTGAGGAGCAGTTCAAGACCAAGGCGCAGGGCCCCGCCTTGGACATCAGTGCCCTCAAGGTGAAGGCCACACAGAAGGCTCCCAGCAAGGTCACCCTCATGGAGTCCAACCGAGCCAAGAACCTGGCCATCACCCTGCGCAAGGGCGGCCGCAGCATCCAGGACATCTGCACAGCCATCGAGAC GTATGACCAGCAAGCCCTGAGCCTCGacttcctggagctgctgctgcgcttCCTGCCCACCGAGTACGAGCGGACGCTCATCGGGAAGTTTGAGCGGGAGCAGCAGCCGCTGGAGGAGCTCTCGGACGAGGACCAGTTCATGATCCGCTTCAGCAAGATCCCGCGCCTGGCCGAGCGCATGAACGTCATGATTTTCCTGGGCAACTTCAACGACACAGCCCAGCTGCTCATGCCG CAACTCAATGCCATCATCGCCGCCTCCATGTCCCTTAAGTCCTCCAGCAAACTGCGCAACATCCTCGAG ATCGTCCTGGCCTTCGGGAACTACATGAACAGCAGCAAGCGCGGGGCAGCCTACGGCTTCCGTCTGCAGAGCCTCGACGCG ctgctggagaTGAAGTCGACGGACCGCAAGCAAACGCTGCTGCATTACCTGGTGCGGGTGATCATGGAGAAGTACCCTGAGCTCACCGGCTTCCACACCGAGCTGCACTTCCTCGACAAGGCGGGCACAG TCTCCCTGGACGGCGTGTTGCAGGACGtgcggagcctgcagcaggggATGGAGCTGACCCGCAAGGAGTTCATGCGGCAGGACGACAGCCCCGTGCTCAAGGACTTCCTCAAGGTCAACTCGGAGGTGATGGAGAAGCTGCAGGCTGACAGCAAAACCGCCAAG GAGGCGTACGAGTCGGCTGTGGAGTACTTcggggagaaccccaagaccagCCCCCCAACAACCTTCTTCCCCATGTTCATGCGCTTCATCAGAGCCTACAAG AAAGCGGAGCAGGACATCGAGCTGTGGAAGAAACAAGAGGCGGCGGCCAAAGAGGCAGAATCCAGCCCCCCCGGCAGCGAGGAGCAGCCCGAG CTGCCCATCCAGAAAGCCAAGCGGCAGCAGATGGACATGATCGCCGAGCTGAAGAAGAAGCAGATGGTGAAGGAGCCGCTCATCTACGAAGGAAAAGACGGGGCCATCGAGGACATTATTTCAG CTCTGAAAACTGTTCCTTTCACGGCCCGGACGGGCAAACGCTCGTCCCGGCTCTTCTGCGATGTGAGCTTCAACGAGGAGAGTCCTCTGTAG